One segment of Pradoshia eiseniae DNA contains the following:
- a CDS encoding PTS system mannose/fructose/sorbose family transporter subunit IID: protein MEKLTLSRRDRISIWWRSTFIQGSWNYERMQNGGWAYAMIPAIKKLYKTKEERSAALQRHLEFFNTHPYVASPILGVTLALEEERANGAPVDDAAIQGVKVGMMGPLAGIGDPVFWFTVKPILGALAASLAMTGNILGPILYFVLWNLIRMGFTYYTQEFGYKAGSKITEDLSGGLLQDITKGASILGMFILGALVNRWVSITFTPIVSSVQLDEGAYIDWENLPAGSEGIKTALEQQAGGLSLTDVKVTTLQDNLDSLIPGLSALLLTLLSMWLLKKKVSPIVMILGLFVVGVVFHVLGIM, encoded by the coding sequence ATGGAAAAATTGACTTTATCAAGAAGAGATCGTATTTCTATTTGGTGGCGTTCAACGTTCATCCAAGGCTCTTGGAACTATGAGCGTATGCAAAACGGTGGTTGGGCATATGCAATGATTCCTGCCATCAAAAAGTTATATAAAACAAAAGAAGAACGTTCTGCTGCCCTGCAACGTCACTTGGAGTTCTTTAATACTCATCCATATGTAGCTTCACCTATCCTCGGTGTAACATTGGCTCTAGAAGAAGAGCGCGCAAATGGAGCACCGGTTGACGATGCGGCTATTCAAGGGGTTAAAGTCGGTATGATGGGACCTCTAGCTGGTATCGGTGACCCAGTTTTCTGGTTTACGGTTAAACCTATCCTTGGTGCGCTAGCGGCTTCTCTTGCTATGACTGGTAATATCCTTGGGCCAATCCTTTATTTCGTTTTATGGAACCTTATCCGTATGGGATTCACTTACTATACACAGGAATTTGGTTACAAAGCCGGATCCAAAATCACAGAGGATTTATCTGGCGGATTGCTTCAAGATATCACCAAAGGCGCCTCGATACTTGGTATGTTCATCCTTGGTGCATTAGTTAACCGCTGGGTATCCATCACATTTACGCCAATCGTATCTTCCGTTCAGCTTGACGAAGGTGCCTACATTGATTGGGAAAACCTCCCTGCTGGGTCAGAAGGGATCAAAACTGCGCTTGAACAACAAGCGGGCGGTCTTTCCTTAACTGATGTGAAAGTAACGACTTTACAAGATAACTTAGATAGCTTGATTCCTGGCTTATCTGCCTTATTGCTAACACTTCTTTCTATGTGGCTTCTTAAGAAGAAAGTATCACCAATTGTGATGATTCTCGGATTATTCGTAGTTGGTGTTGTATTCCACGTATTAGGTATCATGTAA